The Chryseolinea soli nucleotide sequence TAGGGCCAGGCGCGCCGTCTTGAAGACGGATTTCTTCGCATCGAAAAGTTCCGTCGCATAGTCCGTTTCCGTGATTCCCGATAACACGAGCTCGCTGGTTCCCAAAAATATACTCAGCGCAGCACCGTATGCCACACCACATTCGCCATCGATCTGTTGTGTTCCCACGAGAATAGACGATGAGGTTGTGGAGATTGCTGAGTCAATCTTTTGAATCTTGTTTTCTGAAATATGAATGGTGGCGTCTGGCAGCGAGACCGTGGGGCCTTTCTCCAGGAACGGAATCAAAGCACCAAAAATGAATTTTCCGAGGGAGATGGAAACAACGCGTTTACCATAGCGCTTATAAAACACATTGCTTTCCAAAAATTCCTTTCTCAGCAAGCTACAGAACTCGGTCTCCGCTCCACTATACCCTTGCGCAATAAAATCCTGTTCTTTAACACCGGGAAAAATTGAGAAAAGGTCCTGCGCTTGTTGGTTCGCTGGCTTGGGGACCTCCTTTGTAAGAACCCCACGACCTTCGACGTTTACATGGATCCTGATGTCTTGCAACAGGTAAGGACCCAGTTCGCTGATAAGCTGCTCAGTCGACTCCAGTTGGGCCTTGCTTTTAACAAGCGTGACTTCACCTTTTTGCTTTTGCAGCACACAATATGAAATAAATGTCTCCGAAGCTCCATACAAGAAATTGACTCCGATGGACGTGTTCGAAGCTTCTTCAAAGTTTATGATGGATCGGATCGACATATTAATAGACCAGGGTTGGTTTAATAAACACGATCAACCGGTTGTCGGTCTTTGCTTTGGTTTTTGAACTGAACAACCATTTCAATACCGGGATACGCGAGAGCAAGGGCGTGCCCGATCCTGTTTCTGATTTGGTTAGTTCCTCAAGTCCACCCAAAATGATCATCTCTTCATTTCGAACACGAATCTTGGATTCGAATTTCCGGGTCTCATTACCTGGCGGCGCATTTTGGATGGTCGACGGGATGAAATCGGAAAATTCCGCTGAAATTTCCAAGGTAATGTGCTCGTTGCCGGAGACCACCGGGCTAATGTTAATCGAGAGATTGGCCTCGACCTTATTGAAACGCTGGGCGGTGGTCGTAATGGGGGTCACGCCGCCTGTAATATTCTGGGTTTGCTCCACGTAGTAAACCGATTTTCCGATCACCAGACTTGCTTTGCTGCCATTTACCGTTGCCAGCTTTGGTGTTGAGCGCAACTGGATGTTGTTGTTTGTTTCGAGCGCTTTCAGCGTGACATAAAAATTGGGAGTAACCTTGCCAAGATTCACAATGCCCTTCGAATCAAGCGAGCTTAATGCATTGTTGATCGATTTGGAGCTCAGCGTCATATCCAATCCCGGGAAGACAGTTCCGGCGGTCTTGGGAACGGAATCACTGAGCACGGCATTGATCCCGGTTGTCAACGAATAGCCCTTGCGGACATCCGCCACGATCACTTCAATCAGAATATTGGGGATCGGTTGGTCAATGAGTTTGATGAACGACGTGAGTTCGTCTATGCGCTGCTTGTTTCCCGAAATGATCAAAGAATTCAATTCCCTAAAAACTTTGATCTCCATGTCCTTGGTCAGTTCAGTGGGAAGCTCTTTATCGATGCCGTCGATCGGACGAAAATTCAACTTCACGATTTCTGAGGTCCTAAAACCTTCCAAATTTCTTTGCCCTAAAAGATAGACGTTTCCTTTTTTCTTATAGGTGAAATTTGTGCCCTGAAAAAGAAACGATAGCAGCTCATCATAGCGCACTTTTTTCACTTTCACGGTGGTGGTTCCTGTGATCTCGGAAAAAAGAATATAGTTTTTACCGAGTTGTGGCGAAACCTGATGAATGATGTCCAAAATAGGAACGTTGGTTACATCCAGATCGATGAGCGAATCTCTAACGGTAATGTCTCCCTGCACGACACGCTTCATGGCGGGAAGTCCGTTTGAAACGTTGTTCGAACTTAAGACCGGGGCGCCTTCAAAAAGAAACACACCATCCTTCGTTTTGCTAAAGGTAAAGCCGTTGATATACGCCAATTTATCCAAAGCGTTTTCAAGCGGCAGGTCCCTGATATACCCACGAACCAGTTTATTTTCCAAGTCATTTCCCGTAGCGATCACGTTCCGATTCGTAATCCTCGTGATCTGCTTGACAAAGGCCCTTAAACTGTCGTTGGAAAGATCGAATGAAACGTTTCCGGTGCCCGGATCATACACAATGTCCAGCTTTTTGGCTGGCGGCGGCAATTCAACCTTGACAGGCTCCTGGTACTTTGAAAAAGACAAAATGGTATTGGTGAAACGAATGTCCAGTCGGTATTCCTCGCAAATAAAATACAGCAGGTCCTTCACTTCCACATTCGTGAAGTTATTGGAGAGCATCAGGTTCAGCGCGGGATCAATTTGGACGTTCAAGCCATGCGCTTCCGCAATCGATCTTAAAAACGACTGGATCGGCAGATTAGACACCGAAAGACTTGCACTCTCCCGGAGGCCAGGCGACAAAGAATCAGACAGCAGACTCAGTTGCTGCTTAATGAAATTCAGCCGCGCTGGAAAACCATCTTGCGCCCTCCCCGAAAGTGTTATCAGGAAAAGCATCAAGAAGATGGGAAATATTTTTTTAATATTGATCATTCAGCAGCAACGGATATATTTCTTCGACACTGGTCTCTCCTTTTATTAAAATTTCGAGCGCGCTTTCCTGCAAATTTTTTACTTCTTTGGATTTGAAATTTGCCGCGACATCCTTCGCGTTACTCACGATGAGATCGGCAACATCTGCATCGATCTGAATCACTTCGTAAATAGCTTTCCTGCCTTTGTACCCGGTGTACAAACATTCCTTGCAGCCTTTAGACACATAGTGCTCCTTTACTAAATGTCGCTTTTTGAAACCGGAAGGGAAGATGGCGTCTTTCGCCTCCATCCTTTCCTTGCACACTGGGCAAAGCAGGCGAATCAGTCGCTGCGCAATGGAAGCATTCAGGGTATTCGATAGCAGGAAGGGAGGCACATTCATGTCGATGAGTCGCGATATCGTACCCCATGCCGAATTGGTGTGAATGGTTGATAAAACCAAATGTCCTGTCAGCGCCGCGCGGATAGCCAAACTTGCCGTTTCCGCGTCTCGAATCTCCCCCACCATAATA carries:
- a CDS encoding type II secretion system protein GspD, coding for MINIKKIFPIFLMLFLITLSGRAQDGFPARLNFIKQQLSLLSDSLSPGLRESASLSVSNLPIQSFLRSIAEAHGLNVQIDPALNLMLSNNFTNVEVKDLLYFICEEYRLDIRFTNTILSFSKYQEPVKVELPPPAKKLDIVYDPGTGNVSFDLSNDSLRAFVKQITRITNRNVIATGNDLENKLVRGYIRDLPLENALDKLAYINGFTFSKTKDGVFLFEGAPVLSSNNVSNGLPAMKRVVQGDITVRDSLIDLDVTNVPILDIIHQVSPQLGKNYILFSEITGTTTVKVKKVRYDELLSFLFQGTNFTYKKKGNVYLLGQRNLEGFRTSEIVKLNFRPIDGIDKELPTELTKDMEIKVFRELNSLIISGNKQRIDELTSFIKLIDQPIPNILIEVIVADVRKGYSLTTGINAVLSDSVPKTAGTVFPGLDMTLSSKSINNALSSLDSKGIVNLGKVTPNFYVTLKALETNNNIQLRSTPKLATVNGSKASLVIGKSVYYVEQTQNITGGVTPITTTAQRFNKVEANLSINISPVVSGNEHITLEISAEFSDFIPSTIQNAPPGNETRKFESKIRVRNEEMIILGGLEELTKSETGSGTPLLSRIPVLKWLFSSKTKAKTDNRLIVFIKPTLVY